The Lolium perenne isolate Kyuss_39 chromosome 6, Kyuss_2.0, whole genome shotgun sequence genome segment aagaaagctgGTAAAAGCCAAGCATATAGAGATGAGATATATGAAACATTGTTCAATTATCCAACATGCAATGGTTAGTCTTGTTCAAATGGTAAGGGGTAGTTGCTAGAGTTGCTGTAGCTAATGCACACGCAATTAAGCAGAAGATACTGCGGTAATCTTAATGTTCTTTATTAAATAATAACTCATGTATGATTGTTCTATTGTTGTAACAGAAAATGATAAGCTAAGTCATAGGTAAATTTTAACTAGTGTGTATAATATAAATACAAAACAGAATTTTGAAGGCCAGAACATTGTTAGGCTCGGATCAATACCAAATTAGAACAGACAATAACAATCTGTTTCTCCAGGAGCGCTGCAGCAAAAAGTGACATGACCTGCCAACAAAATAAATTCAAAGTTTGTAATTGCAGGTAAGTGTCGATCACAAGCCATTTAAGGACAGAATAAGTTTTTACTAAAttatattttttattattattaacttggtcaaacttagatgCCGACTTTTGACAAAAATTtattttggaacggagggagAAGGAATTAATTTCTTGACAGGGGCGCTTTCATATTCTACAAATTTTGATGTGTGTTTCCAACAACAGTTTCAAGCAACTAGAGGGATAGAAGGATCAATAGGTCTTTCCCAAATGAGCTATATCATCTCAGGACATGTTTGGATTGTGGTCAAAAGCTACCCTACCAACATTTTGGTCATAGccaaaattttggttcatttttggACGATGGACAATATTTTGGCATGCCAATACTCCTTTATCCACTCTAGTTAACCTGATCCAGAATTTTGGCAACGCAAActtgggctaaaaccctaaaacaaaaACGCCGTAAGTTATGGGTACTTACATGTTCCAACCTGAGGCATCCACATAGGGATGCAACAGCCCATGTGGATAAAGCAGTCGATTCCTCCTCAGCATAGAGTGCATTGCGCATCTGAAAAAGGGGTAGATTTGTCACAAGCATATTAGTATATTCTTATATTTCCTCATGCTATATATAATAGATGTAGTTCATCAGTCATCACACCAAGTAGGTCAACACCAAATGCATATTCTGGCAATGCATCAGATGAATTACCTCAGCCACCTCTAAGCTTGTATCACGCGACCGGAGATCAATAGTCGACCCAGCAAGATGAAGAGCGGTTTCACCTGGCCGGTGAAACTTCAAAGAATGTAAGTGCTCCAACGGATGAAAATTAAGTGATGAACCCCTGGTCGGACACTGCAACTGGTAGTACTGGCAGACGACTTGCAGAGATCCATATTTTTTTGCCTGGAGGAAACATCGGGTCACACAACAAATCCACAAGAAGAGAAGctgagcaaaaaaaaaaagcataACTTCATGCATACAGAACCTTAGCCCATTGCAATATACTGTTGTGCCCAACTACATCCCCATGTCCGATAGAAgatggctcctccaaatccatgtcATGGGTATCATTTCTCGAATTTATGCTTTCAGAAGGAGAATCTTGGGAACTGCAGACAATAGTGGAAACCGCTTACGAATCTAATCAGGGGctgatgtccacataaaatgaagTTTGAAAACAAGTTGAAGTCATGCTTCACAGTCACATTGTGCCAACAGTTAATACCAGACATAACAAGTGGATCTGAGGCGAAGGTATTGGAATTAAGAATGTCTTATGAATCTAATAAGGGGCTGATGCTCACGTAAAATGAAGTATCAGAACACGTTTAAGTCATGCTTCGCAGACACAATGTGTCGACAGTAAGTAACAGACATAACAAGAGGATCTGAGTCAAGGGTATCAGAATTGAGTACAGCATAAAGTTGATTGAATGATTCTGTCAGTATCTGGTTATATGTCAAGTGTTATTAGCAACATTTGGGTTAAGACTGGGATGATTGTTATATCAATGAACAAACTAAGAGAATCTACCTAGCAAAATTAAGGTTTTAAGCGCGATGAGGAAAATCCCCAGCTTGCTAGAACCTAAGTATCATAACCATACCTTGGAGGCGATTCAGAACCTTCACTAAGGCGTGACCGTATAAGCGGCAAAATAGTATCATTGACAAAGATATCAAGTTCTCCATCATACACAATTTCATGAGAAAAATCCCAATTTTTCTCAGTGTCAGATTCATTTGGAATAACAGGTGTAGAATCCAGTTCGTGGGTCTTGACTCCAGATACATCAGTCGTTGCATCGTCTGAAACATTCAAATTTTTCTCGGCATCGGATTCATTCGGAACAACAGGTATAGAATTCAGTTCATGTGTCTTAACTCCAGACATATCAGTCGTTGTATCGTCTGAAACACAATTGTCAGGCTCTTCTGCAGTATATGAAACACAATTGTCAGGCTCTTCTGCAGTATCACACTGAGTAGCCGTTCCTGTGGCAAGATCATTCTGTCCTTCGAGAGGAGAACCACTTTCCTGTTGGCCTTCTTGGGAGATGAAGTCCAGTTGGTTCTCCCTACACCCAGAACTGCTGTCTGTGTCGGACAGCTGCTTAGAAACATCCATATTTGGTTCGGAGGATATTTCTACTATCGTACCATCAAAATACAGTTTCTGTCCTACAACTTCAGTGCCTTCACGACTATTATCATCCTCACATATTTCCTCCGGTGATAACGAATTTAGCATGCTAACACCATCCGTGAGCCATTCAAGTCGTTCTTCCATAAGAATACTGCATAAGAAATACAGCAGACACTTATGGTTATGGGAGGCAGATGAAAAGGGTAGACTATTAATATTGAGTGTGATAGCATCAACAACACACACAAACACAGTAATGTTTGACAAAGACTAAGAGGCTAAGACAAATCAAACCAATCATGCAGGCTTCTGGATGTAACTTTTTTTTCTCGAACACACGCCTAGACGTGTGTCTTTGTATATTAGAAGAATACCGTCAAGATGACGGGAAAGTTACAGCGTTGGTAGCAAGGCTACAGCAGaaggcaaaagaaaaaaaaacaaagaaacaagagAAGAACACAAGAGAGAACAAAACAAAATATATACAAGGGTAACATTCTGTTAGCCTGCAATGTTTGCTCAGGTAGCTTCTGGATGTAACCTTATAATACAGTAAAACAGAAACTTCACATGAGTGACTTCCAAAGTAAGACCTTGAAGAACTTTGAATTGAGAATCACATGGAGAAAGTAAGTACACAAGAAAACACATATAAATGCAAAGCACATCAACAAATGAAAAATTTAGATACTGTAACTAGAAGACTAGAAAGTACTATACAAAATCCAAACCAGATGTACTAGTTGCATGGACGGAACTATACTATTATAACCAAGAGAAGAAAATCAACGTGTAAAGATCATCAATGGAACAGAAAGCTCTCGGATTAAGGACTAAAAAAGGCAGGTGAATTGAATAACTTGCAAACGATTTGTTTTGAATAAAAGCATAATTACATTTCCATTTCTACCATCCCACGAAATTTGACAAAGTAAGAGACTTAAACTGAAAAGAGAACTTCAGATATTAATAAGAACCATTAAGATAACAGGAGAAGGTGGTGAGCACGCTACCTCTGTAGCACCCCAAAATGCAGTTCAAAGAATGGCAGCCTAGACAGGATGCAATAACATCTGGGTGTGGTTACTACATAACGACTGAGGCGTGGAAATACAGGCTTTTCATTCGTTAGCATCGAAACTAGCTTTGAAGGTCTCTGTACAATCTCTTCAACCAATACACAACATCCATATAATGTAGGGTCATCGGCAACCTGCAATCTCTCAATGCTCAGCGCCCTCATACAGTGAATGGGTACAAAAGAAGAAATATGTAAATATACCTGTAACCGGAACACAAAAGATTGATTGCTTTCTTTGAGCTGTTCCTGAAATACGCAACAAAAAATGTCTAAGATTCACAACAAAAACCTTGAATAGACTAGGTTAAGCTTGCTTATGAGTAAACATGGACTCTGACAAACTGTAAATCTTGTGCATAGTTCGCAATGTGGTTTCAGGAGTAATTATGAGACTTGTCGAGTAAATAGGTATAAACTCACTGAAGAATAAAACACAAACTGAGTTGAGAAACAGCTACCTGCCCTAGGAGGATTTCGTTCAGCTCACTGAATGAAGGAGTCCGTTCAACAGCATTAACCTAATACAAATGTAAATATAGGTAAAATATTTGGTGAGAAGTGTTTATATGATCTTCTCTAAAAGCTTAGCTCACAATGAAGAAACATAGATGGCATGACCCTAGTTTAAGTCATGGAATCAGGATATGGACCATATTCAGCCCACAAAAGTTTGAACTTACAGATTTGCCCCCAACAGAAACTAAATTATATGTCACTGAGATTTTCAAGACTTTTTGTAGGAGAGCACTGAAGCACGCAAGTAAGATCCGATATAGACAACATTGTAATGGAGCCTACAAAAATTGTGTGGGTCGGCGGGGGAATGACCATTACTGAAACTTGAAAGCCTTAGCATATGAAAGCCTTAATGACCAATTCTAGTTTCACTGCTGTTATTGACTAAATCTCGTGGTACTGGCATACTGCTCATTCTGATTGCGTAGTTACTTGCCACTGCTGACATGTCATTGTATTTCAGAAATAGTCCAAATGATTGCATGGACCACAGCCCATAGAGAGATTTTGGGCCTTCAAACCGTCCAATGGACCCCTTGAAGAGATTTTTGAGGATGATATTGCATATGTGGTGGGCGTGGAGACAACTAGGCTGGTGACTCAGCATAGGGTGACATGCCAACAAGTTATGCGAACTAACTTTTTTTACTTTCTCATCTGTCTTCTTTTCCACTTATCCCCCTTTATTTCCTACACATGGAGTGCTGTATATTTTTTCCTTGTCTTATAATTTGCAATACG includes the following:
- the LOC127305764 gene encoding uncharacterized protein, yielding MVNQNDESEGIKFNAAHLMQTTEEVAKAFISAASAATVQSTRPSVVYSSGEESGSPMRKLQQQFSKIMKGFSNSPEVSGTYNPEILTTHKRQWSRFQLKSLGNRCIKEPSHIFESIVIVGLPPQADIHELENIALGRNDDDAKKSRNIFGNNHHQVHAVSNLEPQVLFTYPPERSLPLKYKDIVSFCLPGGAQVNAVERTPSFSELNEILLGQEQLKESNQSFVFRLQVADDPTLYGCCVLVEEIVQRPSKLVSMLTNEKPVFPRLSRYVVTTPRCYCILSRLPFFELHFGVLQSILMEERLEWLTDGVSMLNSLSPEEICEDDNSREGTEVVGQKLYFDGTIVEISSEPNMDVSKQLSDTDSSSGCRENQLDFISQEGQQESGSPLEGQNDLATGTATQCDTAEEPDNCVSYTAEEPDNCVSDDTTTDMSGVKTHELNSIPVVPNESDAEKNLNVSDDATTDVSGVKTHELDSTPVIPNESDTEKNWDFSHEIVYDGELDIFVNDTILPLIRSRLSEGSESPPSSQDSPSESINSRNDTHDMDLEEPSSIGHGDVVGHNSILQWAKAKKYGSLQVVCQYYQLQCPTRGSSLNFHPLEHLHSLKFHRPGETALHLAGSTIDLRSRDTSLEVAEMRNALYAEEESTALSTWAVASLCGCLRLEHVMSLFAAALLEKQIVIVCSNLGMLSASVLSMIPLIRPYQWQSLLIPVLPNDMLDFLDAPVPYIVGVQKTSDLQSRLANAVIIDANKNQIKSASLPQLPQQRELLSNLRPYHSRLVGESYLARKRPVYECTDAQVEAAKGFLAVLRSYLDSLCSNLRSHTITNVQSNNDKVSLILRESFIGSFPTRDRPFMKLFVDTQLFSVHTDLVLSFYQKD